The following are encoded in a window of Kitasatospora sp. NBC_01250 genomic DNA:
- a CDS encoding AMP-binding protein, protein MDDTVDLALSGRFLRGLAKSADRPALLAGGVSLTYQELHERALLLAGSLLAHLPSRPAAIGVLAGKGPSAYASVLAGLYTGITMVPLQPAFPAARTRQMIEASGVGALIADDGSLPALVGLREEGVDLPVLFAPGGQPQPAVPLAAGSALSAPVPVRGEDTAYVLFTSGSTGRPKGVPVTHANTHHYFGLLDERYDFGPEDVFSQNFDLNFDCAMFDLFCAWGAGGTLVVPPPQAYRDMPGFIADQGLTVWFSTPSAIALVRRMGGLGPASMPSLRWSFFAGEALSCQDAGDWLAAAPESTLENLYGPTELTITVAAHRWAGEEALNGMVPIGSVHGGHQVLLLDPSGEDSAVEGELCIAGPQLTAGYLDPGDDAGRFFDRGGRRYYRTGDRVRRADGGELLYLGRDDAQVQVLGVRVELAEVDAAVRNCPGVQDAVTVAVAAQGSVELAVFYTGEVVPPARLAGDLRKVLPVAIVPKRYQHLSEFPLNSNRKIDRKQLARQAATTSE, encoded by the coding sequence ATGGATGACACCGTGGACCTCGCGCTGTCCGGGCGCTTCCTGCGCGGACTCGCCAAGTCGGCGGACCGCCCTGCGCTGCTGGCCGGCGGGGTCAGCCTGACCTACCAGGAGCTGCACGAGCGCGCGCTGCTGCTGGCCGGTTCGCTGCTGGCGCACCTGCCGTCGCGGCCCGCGGCGATCGGCGTGCTGGCGGGCAAGGGCCCCTCGGCCTACGCGTCGGTGCTGGCCGGCCTGTACACCGGGATCACCATGGTCCCGCTGCAGCCGGCCTTCCCCGCCGCCCGCACCCGGCAGATGATCGAGGCGAGCGGGGTCGGTGCGCTCATCGCCGACGACGGCTCGCTGCCGGCGCTGGTCGGGCTGCGGGAGGAGGGCGTCGACCTCCCGGTGCTCTTCGCCCCGGGCGGTCAGCCGCAGCCGGCCGTGCCGCTGGCGGCGGGCAGCGCGCTGTCCGCGCCGGTGCCGGTGCGCGGCGAGGACACCGCGTACGTCCTGTTCACCTCGGGCTCGACCGGCCGGCCCAAGGGCGTGCCGGTCACCCACGCCAACACCCACCACTACTTCGGCCTGCTCGACGAGCGGTACGACTTCGGTCCCGAGGACGTCTTCTCGCAGAACTTCGACCTCAACTTCGACTGCGCGATGTTCGACCTGTTCTGCGCCTGGGGCGCCGGTGGCACGCTGGTCGTTCCGCCGCCGCAGGCCTACCGGGACATGCCGGGGTTCATCGCCGACCAGGGCCTGACCGTCTGGTTCTCCACCCCCAGCGCGATCGCGCTGGTGCGGCGGATGGGGGGCCTGGGGCCCGCCAGTATGCCCTCGCTGCGCTGGAGCTTCTTCGCCGGCGAGGCGCTGAGCTGCCAGGACGCGGGCGACTGGCTGGCGGCGGCACCGGAGTCGACGCTGGAGAACCTCTACGGGCCGACCGAGCTGACCATCACCGTCGCCGCCCACCGCTGGGCGGGCGAGGAGGCGCTCAACGGCATGGTGCCGATCGGCTCGGTGCACGGCGGACACCAGGTCCTGCTGCTCGACCCGAGCGGCGAGGACAGCGCCGTCGAGGGGGAACTGTGCATCGCCGGGCCGCAGTTGACCGCCGGGTACCTGGACCCGGGCGACGACGCGGGGCGGTTCTTCGACCGCGGCGGTCGGCGCTACTACCGCACCGGGGACCGGGTGCGCCGGGCGGACGGCGGCGAGCTGCTCTACCTGGGGCGGGACGACGCGCAGGTGCAGGTGCTGGGGGTGCGGGTGGAGCTGGCCGAGGTGGACGCCGCGGTTCGCAACTGCCCCGGCGTCCAGGACGCGGTCACCGTGGCGGTGGCGGCCCAGGGCTCGGTGGAGCTGGCGGTCTTCTACACCGGCGAGGTCGTGCCGCCCGCCCGACTCGCCGGCGACCTGAGGAAGGTGCTGCCGGTGGCGATCGTCCCCAAGCGCTACCAGCACCTGTCCGAGTTCCCGCTCAACTCGAACCGGAAGATCGACCGCAAGCAGCTCGCACGCCAGGCCGCGACCACATCCGAGTGA
- a CDS encoding phosphopantetheine-binding protein — translation MWDEKFEETLRRFLPFLPPGEQLASDTPLRELGLDSLGTVELLGNLENAYDIRFLDDALTLETFETPAVLWKTVSGLLPGTAA, via the coding sequence ATGTGGGACGAGAAGTTCGAAGAGACGCTGCGCCGCTTCCTGCCCTTCCTGCCCCCGGGCGAGCAGTTGGCGAGCGACACCCCGCTGCGTGAGCTGGGCCTGGACTCGCTCGGCACGGTCGAGCTGCTGGGCAACCTGGAGAACGCCTACGACATCCGCTTCCTGGACGACGCGCTGACCCTGGAGACCTTCGAGACCCCCGCCGTGCTCTGGAAGACCGTGTCGGGCCTGCTGCCCGGCACCGCGGCCTGA